One Setaria italica strain Yugu1 chromosome II, Setaria_italica_v2.0, whole genome shotgun sequence DNA segment encodes these proteins:
- the LOC101780077 gene encoding L-type lectin-domain containing receptor kinase IV.1 codes for MSSAFSNQFLGLLSKQKNGNSSNHIFAVELDTVLSSDMLDVDDNHVGIDINDLRSVKSHYAGYYDDMSGNFHNLTLASFEAMQVWVDYDGGRKQISVTLAPLQMAKPMKPLLSINYDLSRVLKDKSYVGFSASTGILDSHHYVLGWSFGLNKPAPVINISKLPKLPRIGPKPRSKLLEIILPVASSTFILALVTVIFLVIRRKIRYAELREDWEVEFGPHRFSYKDLFHATEGFKNKHLLGIGGFGRVYKGVLRKSKSEVAVKRVSHESRQGMKEFIAEVVSMGRLRHKNIVQLLGYCRRKGELLLVYDYMPNGSLDKYLHGNTIQTLDWAQRFRIIQGVASGLLYLHEDWEQVVIHRDIKASNVLLDGEMNGRLGDFGLARLYDHGTDPQTTHVVGTMGYIAPELTRMGRASTLTDVFAFGVFLLEVTCGRRPITQQDGQDVPFMLVDWVLEHWQKGSLPNVVDTRLLNNYNVDEACLALKLGLLCSHPLPNARPNMRQVVQYLDGNAIFPDLSPCVLIESIILMSYMNPLFSQMILHLLLFLHLIFSAFGIGGDQFVYSGFTSANLTLDGTATITPNGLLELTNGTVRLKGHAFHPTPFHFSKASHGTVQSFALSFIFAIYCVQPDICGHGIAFLLAAHKNFSYTMPMQYMGLINEHSNGNTTNHFFAVELDTNCNDEFKDIDNNHVGIDINGLNSVNSSSAGYYDNRNGNFHNLTLASYKVMQLWVEYDEDNTQINVTLAPLNVAKPFKPLLSTTYNLSRVLAGKAYVGFSSSTGSFISRQYVLGWSFGMNRPALPIDITKLPKLPHEGPNPQSKVLEIILPITTAAVVIIVGTIVIILVRRRLRYAEIREDWEVEFGPHRFSYKDLFHATEGFKNKNLLGIGGFGRVYKGVLPKSKVMVAVKKISQNSKQGMKEFVAEVVSIGHLQHRNLVQLHGYCHRKGELILVYEYMSGGSLDRYLYDQENKPTLNWDQRMRIIKGIASGLLYLHEEWEKVVLHRDIKPSNVLLDDEMNGHLGDFGLARLYDHGGEPQTTHVVGTIGYLAPELARTSKATPPTDVFSFGMFVLEITCGRKPIEQTGQDRQLMLVDWVLDCWRKGLVTDAVDVKLQGDYNVDEACLILKMGLLCSHPFMNLRPSKREVMHYLNGNLPLPDKLTPADMSFNMPSFMQNRGFNPATLTNSLSTTNNSMISDLTGGR; via the exons ATGTCCAGCGCCTTCTCCAACCAGTTCCTCGGCCTCCTCAGCAAGCAGAAGAACGGCAACTCGAGCAACCATATCTTTGCCGTTGAGCTCGACACCGTCCTGAGCAGCGACATGCTGGACGTAGACGACAACCATGTCGGCATCGACATCAACGATCTCCGCTCCGTGAAGTCCCACTACGCTGGCTACTATGATGACATGAGTGGTAACTTCCATAACCTAACCCTAGCATCCTTTGAGGCGATGCAAGTTTGGGTGGACTATGATGGAGGGAGAAAACAGATCAGTGTGACCTTGGCTCCTCTTCAAATGGCCAAACCCATGAAGCCTCTGCTGTCAATTAACTATGACCTCTCAAGAGTTCTCAAGGACAAATCATATGTTGGCTTCTCAGCTTCAACTGGCATTCTTGACTCGCATCACTACGTGCTTGGCTGGAGTTTTGGTTTGAACAAACCAGCCCCCGTCATTAACATTAGCAAGCTGCCAAAGTTGCCGCGCATAGGCCCTAAGCCTCGCTCCAAGCTCTTGGAAATCATCTTGCCGGTAGCTTCTTCAACCTTCATCCTTGCTCTGGTTACTGTCATATTTCTAGTGATACGCAGAAAAATAAGGTATGCTGAACTACGTGAAGATTGGGAAGTCGAGTTTGGGCCTCACCGGTTCTCGTACAAGGATTTGTTCCATGCGACAGAAGGGTTCAAGAACAAGCATTTACTTGGCATAGGAGGCTTTGGGAGGGTGTACAAGGGAGTGCTTCGGAAGTCTAAGTCCGAGGTTGCGGTCAAGAGGGTGTCGCATGAGTCGAGGCAGGGCATGAAGGAGTTCATCGCTGAGGTTGTTAGCATGGGCCGTCTACGCCACAAGAACATTGTGCAACTACTCGGTTACTGTCGACGCAAAGGAGAGCTTCTTTTGGTCTATGACTATATGCCGAATGGTAGCCTAGATAAATACTTGCATGGCAATACCATACAAACTTTGGATTGGGCTCAGAGGTTCCGCATCATCCAAGGTGTTGCATCCGGCTTACTCTACCTCCATGAAGACTGGGAGCAAGTTGTCATCCACCGAGATATCAAGGCAAGCAACGTGCTTCTCGATGGCGAGATGAACGGGCGGTTAGGCGATTTTGGCCTTGCAAGATTGTATGATCATGGCACTGACCCACAGACCACTCATGTGGTTGGCACCATGGGGTACATAGCACCCGAGCTGACGCGCATGGGTAGAGCATCCACTCTCACCGATGTCTTTGCCTTTGGTGTGTTTCTTCTCGAGGTCACTTGCGGAAGGAGACCCATTACACAACAGGATGGGCAAGACGTCCCCTTCATGCTGGTAGATTGGGTGCTTGAGCATTGGCAGAAAGGGTCACTCCCCAATGTTGTGGACACGAGGCTTCTGAACAACTACAACGTCGATGAGGCATGCCTAGCTCTGAAGCTAGGGTTGCTATGCTCGCATCCGTTGCCCAATGCAAGGCCCAACATGCGACAAGTCGTGCAGTACCTTGATGGAAATGCAATATTTCCGGA CCTATCTCCTTGTGTCCTTATTGAGTCAATAATACTCATGTCTTACATGAATCCCTTGTTCTCACAGATGATTCTACACCTCCTGCTCTTCCTTCACCTGATTTTCTCAGCCTTTGGAATTGGTGGAGACCAATTTGTCTATTCAGGCTTCACTAGTGCAAACCTCACCCTTGATGGCACAGCTACCATCACACCAAATGGCCTACTTGAGCTCACTAATGGCACTGTTCGTCTCAAAGGCCATGCCTTCCACCCAACTCCATTCCACTTCAGCAAGGCATCCCACGGCACAGTGCAGTCATTTGCTCTCTCCTTCATCTTTGCCATCTACTGCGTCCAGCCCGACATCTGCGGTCATGGCATCGCCTTCCTTCTTGCCGCACACAAGAACTTCTCGTACACAATGCCGATGCAGTACATGGGACTCATCAACGAACACAGCAATGGAAACACGACCAACCACTTCTTTGCTGTTGAGCTCGACACCAACTGTAATGATGAATTCAAGGACATAGACAACAACCATGTTGGCATTGACATCAATGGGCTCAATTCTGTGAATTCCAGCAGTGCCGGCTACTACGACAACAGAAATGGTAACTTCCACAACTTGACACTTGCCAGCTACAAAGTGATGCAGCTGTGGGTGGAATATGATGAGGATAACACACAGATCAATGTGACCTTGGCTCCCCTAAACGTTGCCAAACCATTCAAACCACTGCTCTCAACTACCTACAACCTATCAAGAGTGCTTGCAGGTAAGGCATATGTCGGCTTTTCATCGTCGACAGGTTCGTTCATTTCACGGCAATATGTACTTGGTTGGAGTTTTGGCATGAACAGGCCTGCTCTTCCCATTGATATCACCAAGCTACCAAAGCTACCCCATGAAGGGCCCAATCCTCAATCCAAAGTTTTGGAAATCATACTTCCAATAACCACTGCAGCAGTTGTTATTATTGTAGGCACCATTGTCATTATTCTGGTTCGAAGGCGACTAAGGTATGCTGAAATACGAGAAGATTGGGAAGTTGAGTTTGGACCACACAGATTTTCATATAAGGACTTGTTTCATGCTACTGAAGGATTTAAGAACAAGAATCTACTAGGCATAGGAGGATTTGGAAGGGTATACAAGGGAGTTCTTCCAAAATCTAAGGTGATGGTTGCTGTGAAGAAAATCTCCCAAAATTCTAAGCAGGGCATGAAGGAATTTGTTGCCGAGGTTGTAAGCATTGGTCACCTCCAACACCGTAATCTTGTGCAGTTACATGGCTATTGTCATCGAAAAGGTGAACTTATTCTAGTGTATGAATACATGTCAGGTGGAAGTCTTGACAGGTACTTGTATGATCAAGAGAACAAGCCTACTTTGAATTGGGATCAAAGAATGCGAATAATCAAAGGAATAGCATCTGGCTTGCTTTACCTCCATGAGGAATGGGAGAAGGTAGTGCTCCATCGGGACATCAAGCCAAGCAATGTGCTCCTTGATGATGAAATGAATGGACATCTAGGTGATTTTGGTCTAGCAAGGCTATATGACCATGGGGGCGAACCTCAGACCACACATGTTGTTGGTACCATAGGATACCTAGCTCCAGAGCTAGCACGAACTAGCAAGGCAACTCCACCTACTGATGTATTTTCCTTTGGTATGTTTGTTCTTGAAATCACTTGTGGGAGAAAACCCATTGAGCAAACTGGGCAAGATAGGCAACTGATGTTGGTGGATTGGGTACTTGACTGTTGGCGCAAAGGATTAGTGACAGATGCAGTAGATGTCAAGCTCCAAGGTGACTACAATGTTGATGAGGCATGCTTAATACTAAAGATGGGATTGCTGTGCTCACACCCCTTTATGAATCTAAGGCCAAGCAAGAGGGAAGTCATGCACTATCTCAACGGCAACTTGCCACTACCGGATAAGTTAACACCAGCAGATATGAGCTTTAATATGCCCTCTTTCATGCAGAACAGAGGTTTCAACCCAGCAACCTTGACGAACTCATTATCAACGACAAATAATAGTATGATATCTGATCTCACAGGAGGAAGATGA